In Quercus robur chromosome 10, dhQueRobu3.1, whole genome shotgun sequence, a genomic segment contains:
- the LOC126701545 gene encoding polyphenol oxidase, chloroplastic-like isoform X2 encodes MASLSQPSLTTATKTHIPPSSLSPFFPKKTQLSKLPKRNHHLAPRVVSCKAQNDDQNGQEQQSPLGKFDRRDVLIGLGGLYGATNLYNDDPFAMAAPVSAPDLTKCSKADLPAGAKPVNCCPPRSTKIIDFKLPPQNSPLRVRPAAHLADKKYIAKYSQAIKLMKALPADDPRNFTQQANVHCAYCDGAYDQVGFPDLEVQVHNSWLFYPFHRYYLYFYEKILGKLIDDPTFALPFWNWDSPSGMKMPAMFADPKSPLYDTYRNAKHQPPTLLDLDYSGTDESTRSQDQLSSNLTVMYRQMVSNGKNPKLFFGDAYRAGSDPDPGAGSIENIPHGPIHLWCGDTTQPNLEDMGNFYSAGRDPIFFSHHSNVDRMWTIWKTLGGKKRSDPKDKDWLNTTFLFYDENAQPVRVKVKDCLKSTNLNYVYQDVEIPWLTSKPTPRKSKTKKVAKLFQLGGGVGVAQAAETSSSSVKFPVVLDKVISAVVSRPKKKRSKDEKEEEEEVLVVEGIQFERDSAVKFDVYINDEDDSPSRPDKTEFAGSFVNVPHRHNHTKKMNTILNLGITELLEDLDAEDDDSVVVTLVPRFGKGLATIGGIKIEFVS; translated from the exons ATGGCTTCTCTCTCACAACCATCCCTTACTACCGCCACCAAGACCCACATTCccccttcctctctatctccattctttcccaaaaaaacccaactttCTAAACTTCCAAAACGCAACCATCACCTTGCTCCTAGAGTAGTCTCATGCAAAGCCCAAAATGATGACCAAAATGGACAAGAACAACAATCTCCTCTAGGAAAGTTTGATAGGAGAGATGTACTCATTGGCTTAGGAGGCCTCTATGGTGCTACAAATCTTTACAATGATGACCCTTTTGCCATGGCTGCTCCTGTGTCTGCCCCAGATCTAACAAAGTGTAGCAAAGCTGATTTACCAGCTGGAGCAAAACCAGTCAATTGTTGCCCACCACGATCCACTAAAATCATTGATTTTAAGCTACCTCCACAAAACTCACCCTTGCGTGTTAGACCCGCAGCTCATTTAGCTGACAAAAAATACATAGCCAAATATTCACAAGCCATCAAGCTCATGAAAGCTTTACCAGCTGATGACCCAAGAAATTTCACACAACAAGCTAATGTTCATTGTGCTTATTGTGATGGTGCATATGACCAAGTTGGTTTCCCTGACCTTGAAGTCCAAGTTCACAACTCTTGGCTCTTCTATCCCTTCCATCGTTACTACTTATACTTCTATGAAAAAATCTTGGGAAAGTTGATTGATGACCCAACTTTTGCTTTGCCATTTTGGAACTGGgattcaccttctggcatgaaAATGCCAGCCATGTTTGCTGACCCCAAATCACCACTTTATGATACTTACCGCAATGCAAAGCACCAGCCACCGACCTTGCTTGACCTTGATTATAGTGGCACTGATGAATCAACAAGAAGTCAAGACCAATTGTCTAGCAACCTCACCGTCATGTATCGCCAAATGGTGTCAAATGGTAAGAATCCTAAGCTATTCTTTGGCGATGCTTACCGTGCTGGAAGTGATCCCGATCCGGGTGCTGGATCGATTGAGAACATTCCACATGGTCCTATACACTTATGGTGCGGTGACACTACTCAGCCTAATCTTGAAGACATGGGCAACTTCTACTCAGCAG GTAGAGATCCAATATTTTTCTCTCACCACTCCAATGTGGATAGAATGTGGACTATATGGAAAACATTAGGAGGGAAGAAACGATCTGATCCAAAAGACAAAGATTGGCTAAACACTACCTTTTTGTTCTACGATGAAAATGCACAGCCAGTTCGTGTTAAGGTTAAGGATTGCCTTAAGTCTACAAACCTGAACTATGTTTATCAAGATGTGGAAATTCCATGGCTAACGTCTAAACCAACACCGCGTaaatcaaaaaccaagaaaGTAGCCAAGTTGTTTCAACTAGGAGGAGGTGTAGGTGTAGCACAAGCTGCTGAAACATCATCCTCGAGTGTTAAGTTCCCAGTTGTTTTGGACAAGGTGATAAGCGCTGTGGTGTCTAGGCctaagaaaaagagaagcaaggatgagaaggaagaagaggaggaagTGTTAGTGGTTGAAGGGATTCAGTTTGAGAGAGATTCGGCTGTGAAGTTTGATGTGTATATTAATGATGAGGATGACTCGCCTAGTAGACCAGACAAGACCGAGTTTGCTGGGAGCTTTGTGAATGTGCCTCATAGGCATAACCATACGAAGAAAATGAACACTATCTTGAATCTTGGGATCACTGAGTTGTTGGAGGATTTGGACGCTGAAGATGATGATAGTGTGGTGGTGACCTTGGTGCCAAGGTTTGGCAAAGGGCTAGCCACAATTGGTGGAATCAAGATTGAGTTTGTttcttga
- the LOC126701545 gene encoding polyphenol oxidase, chloroplastic-like isoform X1, which produces MASLSQPSLTTATKTHIPPSSLSPFFPKKTQLSKLPKRNHHLAPRVVSCKAQNDDQNGQEQQSPLGKFDRRDVLIGLGGLYGATNLYNDDPFAMAAPVSAPDLTKCSKADLPAGAKPVNCCPPRSTKIIDFKLPPQNSPLRVRPAAHLADKKYIAKYSQAIKLMKALPADDPRNFTQQANVHCAYCDGAYDQVGFPDLEVQVHNSWLFYPFHRYYLYFYEKILGKLIDDPTFALPFWNWDSPSGMKMPAMFADPKSPLYDTYRNAKHQPPTLLDLDYSGTDESTRSQDQLSSNLTVMYRQMVSNGKNPKLFFGDAYRAGSDPDPGAGSIENIPHGPIHLWCGDTTQPNLEDMGNFYSAAGRDPIFFSHHSNVDRMWTIWKTLGGKKRSDPKDKDWLNTTFLFYDENAQPVRVKVKDCLKSTNLNYVYQDVEIPWLTSKPTPRKSKTKKVAKLFQLGGGVGVAQAAETSSSSVKFPVVLDKVISAVVSRPKKKRSKDEKEEEEEVLVVEGIQFERDSAVKFDVYINDEDDSPSRPDKTEFAGSFVNVPHRHNHTKKMNTILNLGITELLEDLDAEDDDSVVVTLVPRFGKGLATIGGIKIEFVS; this is translated from the exons ATGGCTTCTCTCTCACAACCATCCCTTACTACCGCCACCAAGACCCACATTCccccttcctctctatctccattctttcccaaaaaaacccaactttCTAAACTTCCAAAACGCAACCATCACCTTGCTCCTAGAGTAGTCTCATGCAAAGCCCAAAATGATGACCAAAATGGACAAGAACAACAATCTCCTCTAGGAAAGTTTGATAGGAGAGATGTACTCATTGGCTTAGGAGGCCTCTATGGTGCTACAAATCTTTACAATGATGACCCTTTTGCCATGGCTGCTCCTGTGTCTGCCCCAGATCTAACAAAGTGTAGCAAAGCTGATTTACCAGCTGGAGCAAAACCAGTCAATTGTTGCCCACCACGATCCACTAAAATCATTGATTTTAAGCTACCTCCACAAAACTCACCCTTGCGTGTTAGACCCGCAGCTCATTTAGCTGACAAAAAATACATAGCCAAATATTCACAAGCCATCAAGCTCATGAAAGCTTTACCAGCTGATGACCCAAGAAATTTCACACAACAAGCTAATGTTCATTGTGCTTATTGTGATGGTGCATATGACCAAGTTGGTTTCCCTGACCTTGAAGTCCAAGTTCACAACTCTTGGCTCTTCTATCCCTTCCATCGTTACTACTTATACTTCTATGAAAAAATCTTGGGAAAGTTGATTGATGACCCAACTTTTGCTTTGCCATTTTGGAACTGGgattcaccttctggcatgaaAATGCCAGCCATGTTTGCTGACCCCAAATCACCACTTTATGATACTTACCGCAATGCAAAGCACCAGCCACCGACCTTGCTTGACCTTGATTATAGTGGCACTGATGAATCAACAAGAAGTCAAGACCAATTGTCTAGCAACCTCACCGTCATGTATCGCCAAATGGTGTCAAATGGTAAGAATCCTAAGCTATTCTTTGGCGATGCTTACCGTGCTGGAAGTGATCCCGATCCGGGTGCTGGATCGATTGAGAACATTCCACATGGTCCTATACACTTATGGTGCGGTGACACTACTCAGCCTAATCTTGAAGACATGGGCAACTTCTACTCAGCAG CAGGTAGAGATCCAATATTTTTCTCTCACCACTCCAATGTGGATAGAATGTGGACTATATGGAAAACATTAGGAGGGAAGAAACGATCTGATCCAAAAGACAAAGATTGGCTAAACACTACCTTTTTGTTCTACGATGAAAATGCACAGCCAGTTCGTGTTAAGGTTAAGGATTGCCTTAAGTCTACAAACCTGAACTATGTTTATCAAGATGTGGAAATTCCATGGCTAACGTCTAAACCAACACCGCGTaaatcaaaaaccaagaaaGTAGCCAAGTTGTTTCAACTAGGAGGAGGTGTAGGTGTAGCACAAGCTGCTGAAACATCATCCTCGAGTGTTAAGTTCCCAGTTGTTTTGGACAAGGTGATAAGCGCTGTGGTGTCTAGGCctaagaaaaagagaagcaaggatgagaaggaagaagaggaggaagTGTTAGTGGTTGAAGGGATTCAGTTTGAGAGAGATTCGGCTGTGAAGTTTGATGTGTATATTAATGATGAGGATGACTCGCCTAGTAGACCAGACAAGACCGAGTTTGCTGGGAGCTTTGTGAATGTGCCTCATAGGCATAACCATACGAAGAAAATGAACACTATCTTGAATCTTGGGATCACTGAGTTGTTGGAGGATTTGGACGCTGAAGATGATGATAGTGTGGTGGTGACCTTGGTGCCAAGGTTTGGCAAAGGGCTAGCCACAATTGGTGGAATCAAGATTGAGTTTGTttcttga